A stretch of Mesorhizobium sp. M2A.F.Ca.ET.046.03.2.1 DNA encodes these proteins:
- a CDS encoding TRAP transporter large permease, whose amino-acid sequence MNLASPFSLSVIAITTLAFLGLPIGHAMIAGSILYLLLAGLDMGTVAEQLLNGMYANYIILAVPLFVLAAELMNIGSMTERLLRFCNAIVGRFRGGLAFVNIVQAIIFAGMSGSAIADAAGPGKLMQKIMTKDGKYPPSYAAALSAATAVIGPIIPPSIPMVVYALVSDASIGYLFLGGVVPGLLMAAGQMTIVAYHARVHGFPVEPPTPLREMPRITWQALPSLMMPVVLLGGIYSGATTPTEAAAVAGAYALLVSVVLYRSVSFADFYRSVLVSARTSASIGMLIGGALVFNYVVTVENIPQSVSALLQAWQLSPTGFLILVNILLLLLGCVLEGTTILLVIVPVLIPTARALGIDLVHFGVVVVVNIMLGLVTLPYGLLLFIMARIAEVPFRDLVRNVLPFLGAMIGSLALITFFPGLVLWLPRLLGYQG is encoded by the coding sequence GTGAACCTCGCCAGCCCCTTCTCCCTGTCGGTCATCGCGATCACGACACTGGCCTTTCTCGGTCTGCCGATCGGCCATGCCATGATCGCCGGCTCGATCCTTTATCTGCTGCTTGCCGGGCTCGACATGGGCACAGTTGCCGAACAGTTGCTGAACGGCATGTATGCCAACTACATCATTCTCGCCGTGCCCCTTTTCGTGCTGGCGGCCGAACTTATGAACATCGGCTCGATGACCGAGCGGCTGCTGCGCTTCTGCAATGCCATTGTCGGCCGCTTTCGCGGCGGCCTCGCCTTCGTCAACATTGTCCAGGCGATCATCTTTGCCGGCATGTCGGGCTCGGCTATCGCCGACGCCGCCGGGCCCGGCAAGCTGATGCAGAAGATAATGACCAAGGACGGCAAATACCCGCCGAGCTATGCTGCCGCGCTCTCCGCCGCGACGGCGGTGATCGGACCGATCATCCCGCCCTCGATCCCGATGGTCGTCTACGCCCTCGTCTCCGACGCCTCGATCGGCTACCTCTTCCTCGGCGGCGTGGTGCCCGGCTTGCTGATGGCGGCGGGTCAGATGACCATCGTCGCCTATCATGCCCGCGTCCACGGCTTTCCGGTCGAACCGCCGACGCCGCTGCGCGAGATGCCGCGCATCACCTGGCAGGCGTTGCCCTCGCTGATGATGCCGGTGGTGTTGCTGGGCGGCATCTACAGCGGCGCAACCACGCCGACGGAGGCGGCCGCCGTCGCCGGCGCCTACGCCTTGCTGGTCTCGGTCGTCCTCTATCGCAGCGTCAGTTTCGCCGATTTCTACCGCTCGGTGCTGGTGAGCGCCCGCACCAGCGCCTCGATCGGCATGTTGATCGGCGGTGCGCTGGTGTTCAACTATGTGGTGACCGTCGAGAACATCCCGCAGTCGGTGAGCGCGTTGCTGCAGGCCTGGCAGCTATCGCCCACAGGCTTCCTGATCCTCGTCAACATCCTGCTTTTGCTGCTGGGCTGCGTGCTGGAGGGAACGACCATCCTGCTGGTCATCGTGCCGGTGCTCATCCCGACTGCGCGGGCGCTGGGCATCGATCTGGTGCATTTCGGCGTGGTGGTCGTCGTCAACATCATGCTTGGCCTCGTCACGCTGCCTTATGGCCTGCTGCTCTTCATCATGGCCAGGATCGCCGAAGTGCCATTTAGGGACCTGGTGCGCAATGTACTGCCTTTCCTCGGGGCAATGATCGGCTCGCTGGCGCTGATCACCTTCTTTCCGGGGCTTGTGCTCTGGCTACCGCGCTTGCTCGGCTATCAGGGGTGA
- a CDS encoding TRAP transporter small permease subunit → MNANPREIAGRLYRLAEAVLAAMMALMFAAFILQIVFRYLLNFPIGWTNELSVMLWIWLVLWGAAFVIREEEEIRFDLFYASAGPGIRRVMFMTAAVALIVLYTISLPAVFDYVTFMKVEHTAYLKFRFDWLFSIYLVFAVATLMRYLWLSWQAAFGPAPEKPDPTQMGSGT, encoded by the coding sequence TTGAACGCCAATCCGCGCGAAATCGCCGGCCGACTCTATCGCCTCGCGGAGGCCGTGCTGGCCGCCATGATGGCGCTGATGTTTGCCGCGTTCATCCTGCAGATCGTCTTTCGCTATCTGCTGAATTTCCCGATCGGCTGGACCAACGAGCTCAGTGTGATGCTGTGGATTTGGCTGGTGCTCTGGGGGGCCGCCTTCGTGATCCGGGAGGAAGAAGAGATCCGCTTCGACCTCTTCTACGCATCGGCAGGACCAGGCATCCGCCGCGTCATGTTCATGACGGCGGCCGTGGCGCTCATCGTGCTCTACACGATCTCGTTGCCAGCGGTGTTCGATTACGTGACCTTCATGAAGGTCGAGCACACCGCCTACCTGAAGTTCCGCTTCGACTGGCTCTTCTCGATCTATCTTGTCTTTGCCGTCGCGACCCTGATGCGCTACCTGTGGCTTTCTTGGCAGGCAGCCTTCGGTCCGGCGCCTGAGAAGCCGGATCCGACACAAATGGGGTCCGGCACGTGA
- a CDS encoding type II 3-dehydroquinate dehydratase, with product MKSIFVINGPNLNRLGTREPEIYGRTTLAEIEAMCREAAGEHPLRFHQSNFEGEVVNWIHQAIDDGAGIVINPAGFSFTSIAILDALKMFAGPIVELHISNIHRREEIYHRSLVSKVATAVIAGLGPRGYATAVKSLKELIDA from the coding sequence ATGAAATCAATCTTTGTGATCAATGGCCCGAACCTCAACCGCCTCGGGACACGCGAACCTGAGATCTACGGCAGGACGACGCTCGCCGAGATCGAGGCTATGTGCCGCGAGGCGGCCGGCGAACATCCGCTCCGCTTCCACCAGTCCAATTTCGAGGGCGAGGTCGTCAACTGGATCCACCAGGCGATCGACGACGGCGCCGGCATCGTCATCAATCCGGCCGGGTTCTCCTTCACCTCGATTGCCATTCTCGATGCGCTGAAGATGTTCGCCGGGCCGATCGTCGAGCTCCACATTTCCAACATCCACCGGCGCGAGGAAATCTATCACCGCTCGCTGGTCTCGAAGGTCGCGACCGCCGTCATCGCCGGTCTCGGCCCTCGCGGATATGCGACGGCCGTGAAATCGCTGAAGGAATTGATCGACGCATAG
- a CDS encoding cyclase family protein — MLKAGFTLGLGAAAVAALPAVPPAQAAPISFTDTVDLSHALYEGFPTFSGEKWFTVEHLVTFAKDKVNLNRWTIVEHSGTHMDAPIHFSADGMTADLIPIADLIVPVAIINIAARAAENADTALTPDDIKAWESKNGPLPEGCCVVMNSGWHKLVGDPKFAGRDDQKKNHTPGFHVEAAQFLINERKVKGIGVDTLSLDTGLNSSGAFPVHYEWLGSGRWGVECLANLDAIPEAGARLFLGIPKVKGATGGPTRAIALL, encoded by the coding sequence TTGCTCAAAGCCGGATTTACACTTGGGCTTGGCGCGGCGGCGGTCGCCGCGCTTCCGGCAGTGCCGCCGGCCCAAGCGGCGCCGATCAGTTTCACCGATACGGTCGACCTCTCGCACGCGCTCTATGAGGGCTTTCCGACCTTCAGCGGTGAGAAATGGTTCACCGTCGAACATCTCGTCACCTTTGCCAAGGATAAGGTGAACCTCAATCGATGGACGATCGTCGAGCATAGTGGCACGCATATGGACGCGCCGATCCACTTCTCCGCAGATGGAATGACGGCGGATCTGATCCCGATCGCGGATCTGATAGTCCCGGTCGCCATCATCAACATCGCAGCGCGTGCGGCCGAGAATGCGGACACGGCGTTGACCCCGGACGACATCAAGGCCTGGGAATCGAAGAACGGTCCCCTGCCGGAAGGCTGCTGCGTGGTGATGAACTCCGGCTGGCACAAGTTGGTCGGCGATCCAAAATTCGCTGGCAGAGACGATCAGAAGAAGAACCACACCCCTGGTTTTCATGTAGAGGCCGCGCAGTTTTTGATTAACGAACGCAAGGTGAAGGGTATCGGCGTCGATACCCTCTCGCTCGACACCGGCTTAAACTCAAGCGGAGCTTTTCCGGTCCACTACGAATGGCTGGGCAGCGGCCGTTGGGGCGTGGAGTGCCTGGCTAATCTCGATGCGATCCCGGAAGCCGGCGCACGTCTTTTCCTCGGCATTCCGAAGGTTAAGGGCGCGACTGGTGGACCAACGCGTGCCATCGCGCTCCTTTGA